The genomic window AAAATATGATCTGCAAATTAAAATTCAACATTACTTTTTTATACTACCCTTGATGCCCACAAAAACGTCCGATAAGACCATGACTCATAAATTGAAAATATTACTACATCTCTTTCCGTGTTTAAGTTGCTAATATAATATCCATCCCCCATATATATACCTACGTGAGAAACTATCCCATTTTCTCCAAAGAACATAAGATCACCCTTTTTCATATTTCTAAACGTGACAGGTGTTCCCATATTTGATTGCAATCTGCTTGTTCTCGGAAGTTTGATTCCAAACTTTCCATATATGTGTTGCGTCCATGAACTACAATCTGCTACCCACGGAGCTAAAGAGGTAGCTGCACCAAGTTTATAGTTTGTTTTTCCTTGTAAACTAACTGCATAGTCGACTAACTCATCAACCAAATCGTGCCCAACGATAATGTGCATACCAACAACAATATTATTAGGGTCTGAGATGCGAGGATTCATTGCAATAATTTCTTTAACAGACAAACCAAATTTTTTCGCTATCTTATAAAGGGTATCACCCGGTTGTACGTAATAGTCATTCCCTCTACTTGTTACAATATGTTGTCCCACATATATCCTACTCGGATTCGTGATGCTTGGGTTAAGCTGTAGAATTTCTTTGTACGATAATCCGTGTTTTTTTGCGATCCTATACATAGTGTCTCCAGGCTGCACAGTATAAGCACTAACCACGTTCGGTATTAACAGTACTAACAGAAATAACACTAAAACCTTTTGACTAATCTTCATTTTACACTCCCCCTTTCTAAATCTGTTTTATATTTTTCTCTTTTGTTAAAACAAACATAAGGGGGGAAATTTAGGTAATTCTATGCTTTTTTCTTGAAAAATGCCGTGTTGTTCTTTGAATAACTTCTTATTTCGGATTTCTTGATTAAACGACATTCTTTTCTTGAAAAGTTCTCCCATATGTTGAAAGGTTCCGTGGTTTCTTGATAACACAACTTGTTAATATTTTCCACAAGCCATTAATATATATAATAAAAAAACGCCGGTATCCCGACGTCAGTTAATTTGTTGATTTTAAAGAGATAAGCTGATATGTAATAATGGTTTCATCATTAGTAAGTGTAACTTTCTTTATTATGGCAGTCCCTGCTACTTCTCCGTCCTTTGTTTTACGAATCTCAATTGGAATATCAATCGGATATAGACGGTATCCTTCTTTTTTTAATTCAAATACATTCTCTTCGAGTCTTACTTCACGACCTTTTGTAACTATCATCGTATTTAATTCTAATGGCATACCCACTTGTATCCCCTCCTACACACTTATTATATCATGGCTGTATTTGCTTTTTCATCCATTCACAAAGTCTTTGTACCGTTTGTCGATTCACAGCAGGCGGAAAATAATGAGTAAACTCTGGAAAATACCAACTCTCCACAACCTTATTAAGTTCACGTGCTCGTTTTTCAAGCCTATATGAATGCTCGATTGATACATTTCGATCTTGTCCTCCATGAATAATTAATATAGGCGCTGTCACCCTTTCAAGTTCAAATAAAGGTGTCCGTGCATCATATCGCTCTGGATACTTATTTGGAGTCCCTCCGACAACACGCTTCATCATCCGACGCATGTCCACTCTTTCAACGTAAGTTAGTCTCATATCAGACACACCTCCCCACGTTACTATAGAAGCGATATCTTCACGCTCAATAGCCGTCCAGAGCGCCATAACGCCACCGCGTGAAAAACCAAATACATGAATGTGATTGTTGTTAACTTTTTCACGTGCTCTTAATACATCTAATCCTGATATAGCATCATATCGATCTTCACCTGCAAAGTCTTCATATCCCTCTCCGCCATTATTCCCACGATAAAAAGGCGCAAATACCACGAAGCCTTCACTCGCGAATTGAATAATTCGACCTGGTCTTACTGGTCCAACATTTTTAATGCCGCCACGTAAGTATAAAAAACCATCATAAGGTCCTTGACCTATAGGTTCCGCTAATAGTCCTTTTATCTTTAATCCTCCACATCTATATGTAACGATAAATAGCTTTATTTGCGGACTTGGACTAGGATAACGTTGCATATCTACAATTACCATTTTTTCACCTCGATATAGGCATTCACACAATTTTATCACCTTACATACGATAGGGTAGTGTCATCTAAACTTTGATAAATATTTAGGAGGAATTTTTGTGAAACGTTTGTTTAAATTGGCTTTCACATTATTGTTAGCAGCCGTCCTTGTTTTTACATTTACAGCATGTGGAAAAGAAGACGTGCAAACCATTCGTGTTGCTGAAGTAACACATTCATTATTTTATGCTCCCCAATATGTTGCTATTTCTGAAGGCTTCTTTGAAGAAGAAGGGTTAAATGTTGAATTAACGACAACATGGGGTGGAGATAAAACTATGACAGCCCTATTATCTGACGGTGCTGATATAGCGCTTGTTGGATCAGAAACAACAATATATGTGTATGCGCAAGGTGCCAGTGACCCGGTAATCAACTTTGCACAACTTACACAAACAGACGGCACATTTTTAGTAGCTCGTGAAGAACACGATAACTTTACATGGGACCAATTACAAGGTAGCACATTCCTTGGTCAACGAAAAGGCGGTATGCCACAAATGGTTGGGGAATTTGTATTGAAAAATAAAGGTATCGATCCACAAAATGACCTTAATTTGACCCAGAACATTGATTTTGCCAATATTGCAAACGCCTTTGCGTCTGGTACTGGTGATTATGTGCAGCTTTTTGAGCCAACAGCTTCTATTTTTGAAAAAGAGGGCAAGGGGCATATTGTCGCATCGTTTGGTGAACAATCCGGCATGGTTCCTTATACGACGTTCATGTCAAAACAGACCTTTATGAAAGACAATCCGGAAGCGATTGAGAAATTCACACGCGCCCTATATAAGGCACAACAGTGGATTCAAACACATAGTGCAGAAGAAATTGCTGCATCCATTTCTTCGTTCTTTGAAGATACAGACGCTGATATTATGGTGACTGTTATTGATCGTTATAAAAGTCAGGGTTCATATGCAACCGACCCAGTTTTAGATGTAGCAGAGTGGGAAAATCTCCAAAATATTATGGATGAAGCTGGTGAGTTACCTGCACGAGTTGATCATAGCACACTAGTGAATACATCAATCGCAGAAACAGTGATTAAGGAATCTAAATAAAGGTGGTGCAAGCATGAGCTTTCTCACATTGCACAACATTCATCACATATACTTTTCTAAAACAGGTGCTACAACCGCTTTAGAGGATATTTCAATCAATATTGAGGAAGGAGAATTTATCTCCTTTCTCGGCCCTAGTGGCTGTGGGAAAACAACACTTCTTTCCATTATTGCGGGCTTACTTCAACCAACAGAGGGTGAAGTTCGTATTGATGGTGAGGTAATTAAAGAATCAACATCGGCGATTGGCTATATGCTGCAGCAGGATTATTTGTTCCCTTGGAAAACCATTCTAGATAATATTTTAATTGGACCTAGGATTATGGGAGCTGTCACAAAAGAAACACATGAAAAAGCTGTATCCCTACTACAATCTATGGGGTTAGAGTATGTGGAGAACGCGTATCCTCGCGAATTATCTGGGGGCATGAGACAACGTGTTGCTTTAGTGAGAACATTAATAACAAATCCAAAGCTTCTACTACTCGACGAACCTTTTTCCGCTTTAGATTATCAAACGAAACTAAAGCTGGAAGATTTAGTAGCAGATACGTTAAAGCAATTTAAAAAAACTGCACTTCTTGTTACGCACGACATTGGTGAAGCTATAGCCATGAGTGATCGAATCTTTCTGTTATCATCGCAGCCTGGGAAAATTGCAAGAACGTTTATTGTGCCTGCTGAGCTACGTAAAGAAAAACCATTTCATGTCAGACAACATGAGCAATATAATGAATTTTTCCAAAAAGTGTGGAAGGAGTTGGATAACCTTGAAACAAATGTCGGCTCACGTCCGTAGTTTACACGAACAATATATCCACTCTCTTCGTAAGGAAAAAATAACAATACGAAGCTATCAGCTGATTATTCTCATTTGCTTTTTCGGTATATGGGAGCTTGCTAGTCGCTTAAAGTGGATTGATCCACTCATTTTTAGTGCTCCATCAAAAATCGTTCGATTGCTGATTGAAAAAATATATGATGGCTCTATATGGATACACATTGGTGTTACTGTATTTGAAACTGCGGTCGGTTTTATTCTTGGGACTTTATTAGGAACTTTGCTTGCAGCTAGTCTTTGGTGGTCTTCCAAATTCGCGAAGGTTTCAGATCCCTATTTGGTTGTATTGAATGCAATGCCTAAGGTCGCTCTCGGCCCTATTATCATCGTGGCCTTTGGCCCCAACTTAGCTAGCATCATTGCCATGGGTGCTATAATTTCAATTATTATCACAACATTAGTTGTCTACACATCATTTCGAGAGGTTGACCCGAACTATGTGAAGGTTCTACAAACTTTTGGGGCAACAAAAAAACAACGGTTTTTTGAGGCCATTTTACCTGCATCTTTTCCTACTATCATTTCGACATTAAAAGTGAATGTAGGATTATCTTGGGTAGGCGTCATTGTAGGGGAGTTTCTTGTTTCAGGCAGAGGATTAGGCTATTTAATCATTTATGGCTTCCAGGTGTTTAACTTCACACTTGTGTTAATGAGCTTGCTAATCATCGCCATTTTCGCCACTCTTATGTATCAGTTAGTTGAGTTGATAGAAAAGACATTGATTAAAGAGAGAACCTTCTAGCTCTCTTATTCTTGTAAGAGAGCTAGTTTTTGAAGAGTATACGATAACACATTATCCTTCATAATAAAGCTAAAGCGATGATCCTGAGCGATGTCCTCCGGCAAGATGGTAAGAAGAACAGGTCCATTTGTTTCTAGATAATTATTTTTGTCTAGAATGGACTCAATATCTGCAAAATATATGTTTTTAACAATCACTTTGTCTTTTCCTAGTACTTTATATTGGCCGACATAGCGAATATACTTCACCTGTCCCCCTGTTTCTTCGTAAACCTCCCGAATAGCTGCCTGTTCAGCCGTCTCATCTTGTTCTACTTTTCCACCAGGAAACTCTAAACCTCTATCTTTATGATGTGTGAGCAACCATCTTCCATCATATCGGCACACCACCCAAACATGTTTAGGTTCTTCAGAAAATGGGTGGTCTTCAAATGATAAAACAACCTTGTTTTGATAATAATCCACGAAATCTATCATTTTTAACGCTTCCTTCTTGCACGTATTTATGAGAGCTTGTGCGATATCTTCAGTCTTTATAAAATTGTGCCTGCTTTTCGAACATTTAGAATTAAAAACCTGCATATGGTCATCGTACCATATTTCTGTTCATAGAAAAAATGTCGAAAGCCTGGGCTTTAGAACTAATTTTATTTTTATAAAAGGATAATGAAGCAAGAGAACGAAACTAAGTATTACTGGAAAACTTGAAAGGAGGAAATTATATGAAAATTTTACTCCCATTGTTTGCTATACTGCTGTTGTCAGCTTGTGCTCCAAAAGAAAGTGTTATGCCCTCCTACGACTTAACTACAGCGGAGGTTATCCACCGATATCATGAAGCGGTGACTTCTGTTACAAGTTTTGAAGTCAACATCACAAATACACAAGATCAAAATACATCGAGTACAAACACAACAATGAAAATATCATTAGATCCTTTTATCATATACCAAGTTACAAACCCTACAAAAAAATCTTCTGAAGCCTACATATCCCAACATGACTATTACATAAAAGACAAAGGTATTTGGTACAAGCTACCTAAGACACTCCATCAAGATGCACTGCAAAAGTTGTTACAAGCCTCATTTTTTAATATTTTTACTGATGAAACCGAGAGTGTTAGCTCAATACGCAACAACGACACGTATATATTGAAATATAATCATGTAAATGAAGATTTTAAAGTACTCCCTTTTCCAACTAAATCGGCAGAGATTACGTATATTATTGATGAAAGTAACTATTTACCACTTAGTGTAGTTATCCACTATACGACAGAAGAAAGCCCTACCACTATACATACAATTATTAATAGGTATTCTCGCTACAACGAAATACAGTCACTTTTTATTCCAGAGGATATAGAAAAAAAAGCAAAACCGCTAACATAATAGTTTTGTTTGTCATCAATCTATCATGTATAATAACAAAAGTGTGTATAACAGTGACAAACAGTTTGGTTTTGTCGTTATAATCAAAAATGATTTTAAGATGAAAGGAAATATATATGCTAACAGTTCAAAATGTAAGTTTACGTTTTTCTGATCGAAAGTTATTTGAGGATGTTAATATTAAGTTTACACCAGGTAATTGCTATGGACTTATTGGTGCAAATGGAGCTGGGAAATCGACGTTTTTAAAAATTTTAGCCGGTGACTTAGAGGCTCAAACTGGACACGTATCAATGTCTCCTGGTGAGCGCATGGCAGTATTAAAGCAAAACCACTTTGAATACGAAGAGATTGAAGTATTGCAAGTGGTTATTATGGGGCACAAGCGCCTCTATCAAGTAATGCAGGAAAAAGATGCGATTTATATGAAAGCAGACTTTACTGATGAGGATGGTATGCGTGCAGCTGAGCTTGAAGGTGAATTCGCTGAACTAAACGGCTGGGAAGCGGAAGCAGATGCAGCTATTCTTTTAAAAGGTCTGGGCATAGGCGAAGAGCTTCACGCTAAAAAGATGGAAACCCTATCAGGCTCTGATAAAGTAAAAGTATTATTAGCACAAGCGTTATTTGGTAATCCTGATATTCTATTACTCGATGAGCCGACAAACCATCTGGATATTGAAGCGATTCGTTGGCTTGAAGAATTCCTTATTAATTTTGACAATACTGTCATAGTTGTATCACATGACCGTCACTTTTTAAACAAAGTATGTACACATATTGCGGATCTTGATTTTGGGAAAATTCAAGTGTATGTCGGAAACTATGATTTCTGGTATGAATCTAGTCAATTGGCATTGAAGCTATCCCAAGAAGCGAATAAAAAGAAAGAAGAAAAAATTAAAGAGCTGCAAGGATTCATTGCTCGCTTTAGTGCAAATGCATCTAAATCTAAACAAGCTACTTCTCGTAAGAAGCTTTTAGATAAAATCAATCTTGATGATATTAAACCTTCCTCTAGACGTTATCCTTATGTTGGTTTTACTCCAGGTCGTGAGATTGGAAATGACCTTTTACGTGTAGACGGCATTACAAAAACAATTGACGGCGTGAAAGTTTTAAATAATGTTAGCTTTGTTATGAATAAAGATGACAAAATCGCGCTTGTAGGTACCGATGAAATTGCAAAAACAACGTTATTTAAAATTTTAATGGGAGAAATGGAGCCAGATAGCGGCACATTTAAATGGGGTGTCACAACATCTCAAGCTTATTTCCCAAAAGATAACTCAGCCTTTTTCGAAAATAGTGATTTAAACCTAGTTGAATGGCTACGCCAATTCTCTCCTCAGGATGAAAGTGAAACTTTCCTACGTGGGTTCCTAGGCCGTATGCTTTTCTCTGGAGAAGAGGTTATGAAAAAAGCAAAGGTACTATCTGGAGGCGAAAAGGTTCGTTGTATGCTATCTAAAATGATGTTAAGCGACGCCAACGTATTGCTTCTTGATGAGCCAACGAACCACTTAGACTTAGAATCCATTACAGCTCTTAACAATGGCTTAATGAAATTTAAAGGCTCAATGATTTTTGCTTCACATGACCATCAGTTTGTTGAAACAATCGCAAACCGTATTATCGAAATTACACCAAATGGTATCATGGATAAACAAATGTCATATGATGAGTATTTAGATAATGCAGAGATTCAAAAACAACTAAAAACAATGTACGTATCATAATTAAAAAGGACTTGGGGAAAACTTCTCTCCAGGTCCTTTTTAACGTTTTAAAACAACGACTGTCTTTTACAATCTGTCTATAATAAAAGCCAGAAGAGTTTTTTTAGCTGGCTTGGTGTAACCATGTATTTATCTCCTGAAAATGTTTTTGAAACACTTAATGCAATAAGGCAAATTGCCGCCAAAGGTAGTTCGATTATCCGTTTATCATACTGAAACGGATGCGGTTATTAATGAAGTCCGTAAAGAATTGCAGAAAACAGGAGAAGCAATGAATACGACATTTGATCCATTATTTCTTGCTAATCAATTAAATCAGCTAGGATTTGAGATTGTAGAGGATCTAGGTCCTGCTTCTATTCAAAATAGGTTTTTTAACGACAAATCTACTCCATACCACGCTAACGAGAACGTGCATCTTGTCTGGGCGAAAATAAAATAACATTTATCAGCAGGATAGGGTTTAATTTATCCTGCTGGTAAAATTATCATCGTTCATCAATAGGAACCTCCAACGTAGTGATGATATCCATCTCCTCAATCTGCTTCTTCGTTTCATCCGTACCAAGCTCGTAGATTTTTTTATAAATATTTAAAAGACCGTTATCATAGCCATCATTCGGTTTATCGTCGTGATATTGTACATATGGAACATGAGCTCTATAAAAGGATTGAATATCACTAGAATAATTCTGATCAAACAACTCTCGTAACAACGTTATTTCATCATCTAATGCAGAAATTTCGAAGTCCCAAGCTGAAGCAGTTCTGCTCTGTGTAATTTCACCAGACGCAACATGTATATAATAAGTTTTTTGTCCCAATGTCGTCACCTTTTCCCTTTTTCTCATAGTATGAAGTAACGACATTAACATTATTCTGATGACTTATTCCGTAATATCTCGATAGCTCTCATTAAAATGCCTGGAATAGGTAAACCTACTTCACCAGCATTTTCAATAATTGATATTAGTTCATTAAATAAATAAAAGAATATGACAGTATCACGAATAAAATTATGGTTTCCGCTTAAGATTAAATCAAGGAGATGTGCAACAGCTACAAGCGCAAAGATCATAACTTTTTGGACAATACCTTTAAAG from Bacillus sp. HMF5848 includes these protein-coding regions:
- a CDS encoding ABC transporter substrate-binding protein; the encoded protein is MFKLAFTLLLAAVLVFTFTACGKEDVQTIRVAEVTHSLFYAPQYVAISEGFFEEEGLNVELTTTWGGDKTMTALLSDGADIALVGSETTIYVYAQGASDPVINFAQLTQTDGTFLVAREEHDNFTWDQLQGSTFLGQRKGGMPQMVGEFVLKNKGIDPQNDLNLTQNIDFANIANAFASGTGDYVQLFEPTASIFEKEGKGHIVASFGEQSGMVPYTTFMSKQTFMKDNPEAIEKFTRALYKAQQWIQTHSAEEIAASISSFFEDTDADIMVTVIDRYKSQGSYATDPVLDVAEWENLQNIMDEAGELPARVDHSTLVNTSIAETVIKESK
- a CDS encoding DUF2584 domain-containing protein, producing the protein MGMPLELNTMIVTKGREVRLEENVFELKKEGYRLYPIDIPIEIRKTKDGEVAGTAIIKKVTLTNDETIITYQLISLKSTN
- a CDS encoding DUF6612 family protein — translated: MKILLPLFAILLLSACAPKESVMPSYDLTTAEVIHRYHEAVTSVTSFEVNITNTQDQNTSSTNTTMKISLDPFIIYQVTNPTKKSSEAYISQHDYYIKDKGIWYKLPKTLHQDALQKLLQASFFNIFTDETESVSSIRNNDTYILKYNHVNEDFKVLPFPTKSAEITYIIDESNYLPLSVVIHYTTEESPTTIHTIINRYSRYNEIQSLFIPEDIEKKAKPLT
- a CDS encoding S9 family peptidase, which codes for MVIVDMQRYPSPSPQIKLFIVTYRCGGLKIKGLLAEPIGQGPYDGFLYLRGGIKNVGPVRPGRIIQFASEGFVVFAPFYRGNNGGEGYEDFAGEDRYDAISGLDVLRAREKVNNNHIHVFGFSRGGVMALWTAIEREDIASIVTWGGVSDMRLTYVERVDMRRMMKRVVGGTPNKYPERYDARTPLFELERVTAPILIIHGGQDRNVSIEHSYRLEKRARELNKVVESWYFPEFTHYFPPAVNRQTVQRLCEWMKKQIQP
- a CDS encoding ABC transporter permease — its product is MSAHVRSLHEQYIHSLRKEKITIRSYQLIILICFFGIWELASRLKWIDPLIFSAPSKIVRLLIEKIYDGSIWIHIGVTVFETAVGFILGTLLGTLLAASLWWSSKFAKVSDPYLVVLNAMPKVALGPIIIVAFGPNLASIIAMGAIISIIITTLVVYTSFREVDPNYVKVLQTFGATKKQRFFEAILPASFPTIISTLKVNVGLSWVGVIVGEFLVSGRGLGYLIIYGFQVFNFTLVLMSLLIIAIFATLMYQLVELIEKTLIKERTF
- a CDS encoding hydrolase yields the protein MRKREKVTTLGQKTYYIHVASGEITQSRTASAWDFEISALDDEITLLRELFDQNYSSDIQSFYRAHVPYVQYHDDKPNDGYDNGLLNIYKKIYELGTDETKKQIEEMDIITTLEVPIDER
- a CDS encoding phage holin family protein, with product MDKLSMGLGIKSTFSLAASFMTAMLGGWDMMLVILIMFVVIDYITGVLAAAVQGKLSSRAGFKGIVQKVMIFALVAVAHLLDLILSGNHNFIRDTVIFFYLFNELISIIENAGEVGLPIPGILMRAIEILRNKSSE
- a CDS encoding LysM peptidoglycan-binding domain-containing C40 family peptidase — translated: MKISQKVLVLFLLVLLIPNVVSAYTVQPGDTMYRIAKKHGLSYKEILQLNPSITNPSRIYVGQHIVTSRGNDYYVQPGDTLYKIAKKFGLSVKEIIAMNPRISDPNNIVVGMHIIVGHDLVDELVDYAVSLQGKTNYKLGAATSLAPWVADCSSWTQHIYGKFGIKLPRTSRLQSNMGTPVTFRNMKKGDLMFFGENGIVSHVGIYMGDGYYISNLNTERDVVIFSIYESWSYRTFLWASRVV
- a CDS encoding ABC transporter ATP-binding protein, whose protein sequence is MSFLTLHNIHHIYFSKTGATTALEDISINIEEGEFISFLGPSGCGKTTLLSIIAGLLQPTEGEVRIDGEVIKESTSAIGYMLQQDYLFPWKTILDNILIGPRIMGAVTKETHEKAVSLLQSMGLEYVENAYPRELSGGMRQRVALVRTLITNPKLLLLDEPFSALDYQTKLKLEDLVADTLKQFKKTALLVTHDIGEAIAMSDRIFLLSSQPGKIARTFIVPAELRKEKPFHVRQHEQYNEFFQKVWKELDNLETNVGSRP
- a CDS encoding ABC-F family ATP-binding cassette domain-containing protein — encoded protein: MLTVQNVSLRFSDRKLFEDVNIKFTPGNCYGLIGANGAGKSTFLKILAGDLEAQTGHVSMSPGERMAVLKQNHFEYEEIEVLQVVIMGHKRLYQVMQEKDAIYMKADFTDEDGMRAAELEGEFAELNGWEAEADAAILLKGLGIGEELHAKKMETLSGSDKVKVLLAQALFGNPDILLLDEPTNHLDIEAIRWLEEFLINFDNTVIVVSHDRHFLNKVCTHIADLDFGKIQVYVGNYDFWYESSQLALKLSQEANKKKEEKIKELQGFIARFSANASKSKQATSRKKLLDKINLDDIKPSSRRYPYVGFTPGREIGNDLLRVDGITKTIDGVKVLNNVSFVMNKDDKIALVGTDEIAKTTLFKILMGEMEPDSGTFKWGVTTSQAYFPKDNSAFFENSDLNLVEWLRQFSPQDESETFLRGFLGRMLFSGEEVMKKAKVLSGGEKVRCMLSKMMLSDANVLLLDEPTNHLDLESITALNNGLMKFKGSMIFASHDHQFVETIANRIIEITPNGIMDKQMSYDEYLDNAEIQKQLKTMYVS
- the ytkD gene encoding RNA deprotection pyrophosphohydrolase encodes the protein MIDFVDYYQNKVVLSFEDHPFSEEPKHVWVVCRYDGRWLLTHHKDRGLEFPGGKVEQDETAEQAAIREVYEETGGQVKYIRYVGQYKVLGKDKVIVKNIYFADIESILDKNNYLETNGPVLLTILPEDIAQDHRFSFIMKDNVLSYTLQKLALLQE